A single region of the Halorussus gelatinilyticus genome encodes:
- a CDS encoding M20 family metallopeptidase translates to MSDVTELTRELVSIPSHEDETEAGDFIEDWLRAETDADVTRDETGNVVARRGPDDAASLALVGHHDVVPPADSQTTADGGYVVEERDGRLYGRGTADMKGAVAAAMLAFRDATLPDSGPELVFASFVGEEQGGVGARAAIDRGFAPDYAVVGEGSTGYSAPGVTDVAVAHKGRRGSTVTARGAAAHASEPESGENAVYRACDAVDAIRDLDFPSVEVLGEEVRGSVAVTGIDGGSAWNVIPEECEVTVDERTVPGERAPLERVEEIEGVEWAVDQDLPPMRCDDEDFAETVLDAAREAQAEAESAPKLVSKPHATDAGWLAEAGTTCVVCGVAEPGEAHTKDESASVEVLERCYEVYRGVAERF, encoded by the coding sequence ATGAGCGACGTCACCGAGTTGACCCGCGAACTCGTCTCGATTCCCTCCCACGAGGACGAGACCGAGGCCGGCGACTTCATCGAGGACTGGCTCCGCGCGGAGACCGACGCCGACGTGACGCGCGACGAGACCGGGAACGTCGTCGCCCGACGCGGCCCCGACGACGCCGCCTCGCTCGCGCTCGTCGGCCACCACGACGTGGTTCCGCCGGCCGACTCCCAGACCACCGCGGACGGCGGCTACGTCGTCGAGGAGCGCGACGGCCGCCTCTACGGTCGCGGGACCGCCGACATGAAGGGCGCGGTCGCGGCCGCGATGCTCGCGTTCCGGGACGCGACGCTCCCCGATTCCGGCCCCGAACTCGTCTTCGCCAGTTTCGTCGGCGAGGAGCAGGGCGGCGTCGGCGCGCGCGCCGCCATCGACCGGGGATTCGCGCCCGACTACGCCGTCGTCGGCGAAGGCTCGACGGGGTACTCCGCGCCGGGCGTGACCGACGTGGCGGTCGCGCACAAGGGCCGCCGGGGAAGCACCGTCACCGCCCGCGGCGCGGCGGCCCACGCCAGCGAACCCGAGTCCGGCGAGAACGCGGTCTACCGGGCCTGCGACGCGGTGGACGCGATTCGAGACCTCGACTTCCCGTCGGTCGAGGTGTTGGGCGAGGAGGTCCGGGGGAGCGTCGCCGTCACCGGAATCGACGGCGGGAGCGCGTGGAACGTGATTCCGGAGGAGTGCGAGGTGACGGTGGACGAGCGCACCGTCCCCGGCGAGCGCGCGCCGCTGGAGCGCGTCGAGGAAATCGAGGGCGTCGAGTGGGCGGTGGACCAAGACCTCCCGCCGATGCGCTGTGACGACGAGGACTTCGCCGAGACGGTCCTCGACGCGGCGCGCGAAGCGCAGGCAGAAGCCGAGAGCGCCCCGAAACTCGTCTCGAAGCCCCACGCGACCGACGCCGGCTGGCTCGCCGAGGCCGGGACGACCTGCGTGGTTTGCGGCGTCGCGGAACCCGGCGAGGCCCACACGAAAGACGAGAGCGCGAGCGTCGAAGTGCTGGAGCGGTGTTACGAGGTTTACCGGGGCGTCGCGGAACGATTCTGA
- a CDS encoding carboxypeptidase M32, which translates to MSSEAADEASETYSEFIDRVERLTNLGHAGGVLGWDQEVMMPEGGTPARSKQRSAISTVTHELLTSDEMAAALDDLEAGELSDERASVVREVRRQHDRAASVPQDLVEEISEVSSEAMPVWQEAKEEDDFSKFAPTLERLVELKREYAEHIDPDRDPYEVLFEEYEPYLGVDTAERVLERLREELVPLVEAVRESDADLATDTFEGEFDTDTQEDLARDVLDTLGYDWDHGRLDTAPHPFSSGNQFDARVTTRFSPDEPLGALMATVHEFGHATYTLGLPREEYGTPLGKSRDMTVHESQSRLWENHVGRSRAFWERFLPKVKERFPEKLSDASVDDVYEAANEVYEDNLIRVEADELTYHMHIIVRFEIERDLIRGDLDVEDVPEVWNDKYEEYLGIRPDSDAEGCLQDIHWSHGDFGYFPTYSLGSVLATQLYASAEEDIENIDEKVAEGDFDPLHDWLTENVHRHGCRYTTDELIRQATGEDYTADYFLDYVKSKYGELYELDDYQ; encoded by the coding sequence ATGTCAAGCGAAGCCGCCGACGAGGCGTCCGAGACGTACTCGGAGTTCATCGACAGGGTAGAGCGACTGACGAACCTCGGGCACGCCGGGGGCGTCCTCGGTTGGGACCAAGAGGTCATGATGCCCGAGGGCGGCACGCCCGCCCGCTCGAAGCAGCGCTCGGCGATCTCGACCGTGACCCACGAACTGCTCACCTCCGACGAGATGGCCGCGGCGCTGGACGACCTCGAAGCCGGCGAGCTGTCCGACGAGCGAGCGTCGGTCGTCCGCGAGGTCCGGCGCCAACACGACCGGGCCGCGAGCGTGCCGCAGGACCTCGTGGAGGAGATTTCCGAGGTCTCGTCGGAGGCGATGCCGGTCTGGCAGGAGGCCAAGGAGGAGGACGACTTCTCGAAGTTCGCGCCGACGCTCGAACGACTGGTCGAACTCAAGCGCGAGTACGCCGAACACATCGACCCCGACCGGGACCCCTACGAAGTCCTCTTCGAGGAGTACGAGCCGTATCTCGGCGTGGACACCGCCGAGCGCGTCCTCGAACGACTCCGCGAGGAACTGGTCCCGCTCGTCGAGGCGGTCCGGGAGTCCGACGCCGACCTCGCCACCGACACCTTCGAGGGTGAGTTCGACACCGACACCCAAGAGGACCTCGCGCGCGACGTGCTGGACACGCTGGGCTACGACTGGGACCACGGCCGTCTGGACACCGCGCCCCACCCCTTCTCGTCGGGCAACCAGTTCGACGCCCGCGTCACCACGCGCTTCTCGCCCGACGAACCGCTCGGCGCGCTGATGGCGACGGTCCACGAGTTCGGCCACGCGACCTACACCCTCGGTCTCCCCCGCGAGGAGTACGGCACGCCGCTGGGCAAGTCGCGGGACATGACCGTCCACGAGTCCCAGTCGCGCCTCTGGGAGAACCACGTCGGGCGCTCGCGAGCGTTCTGGGAGCGCTTCCTGCCGAAGGTGAAAGAGCGGTTCCCCGAGAAGCTGTCCGACGCCAGCGTGGACGACGTGTACGAGGCCGCAAACGAGGTCTACGAGGACAACCTCATCCGGGTCGAGGCGGACGAACTCACCTACCACATGCACATCATCGTCCGGTTCGAAATCGAGCGCGACCTGATTCGTGGCGACCTCGACGTCGAGGACGTGCCCGAGGTCTGGAACGACAAGTACGAGGAGTATCTGGGCATCCGCCCAGACTCCGACGCCGAGGGCTGTCTCCAGGACATCCACTGGAGCCACGGCGACTTCGGTTACTTCCCGACCTACTCGCTCGGGAGCGTGCTGGCGACCCAACTGTACGCCAGCGCCGAGGAGGACATCGAGAATATCGACGAGAAGGTTGCGGAAGGCGACTTCGACCCGCTCCACGACTGGCTGACCGAGAACGTCCACCGGCACGGCTGTCGGTACACCACCGACGAACTGATTCGGCAGGCGACCGGCGAGGACTACACCGCCGACTACTTCCTCGACTACGTGAAGTCGAAGTACGGCGAGCTGTACGAACTGGACGACTACCAGTAA
- a CDS encoding carboxypeptidase M32 — protein sequence MADAYDDLLDRYRRITALQDGGGVLYWDQQVMMPEGGTPARSKQLSALSGVTHEQLTADETGRLLDAAEDEELSDEQSAAVREIRREYDRATKVPEELVEEHTRLQSEAQDDWREAKANDDFSAFEPILSDLLDLRVEKAQHIDPDRDPYEVMFEDREPYLELDTVERIFDELKDGLVPLIEDIRASEGIPDTFEGEFDTDAQEALSRDVLDLLDYDWDRGRLDTSAHPFMSGTQFDARITTRFDETDLLGAVSSTVHEFGHATYALGLSDDAYGTPLGESRSSGVHESQSRFWENHVGRTKEFWELVLPTVKDRFPQVSDVTPEQAYRTANRIESDNLIRTEADELTYHMHIILRSEIEREFVSGDLAVSEIPAAWNDKMEEYLGIRPDTDAEGCLQDIHWTGGFASFQNYTVGSVLAAQLWATIEEELDDPRGLIAEGDFRPIRDWLTENVHRHGCRYTTDELIRRATGEDLTADYFLDYAEEKFGEIYDL from the coding sequence ATGGCCGACGCGTACGACGACTTACTCGACCGATACCGGCGAATCACCGCGCTACAGGACGGCGGCGGCGTCCTCTACTGGGACCAACAGGTGATGATGCCCGAGGGCGGCACGCCCGCTCGCTCGAAGCAACTCTCGGCGCTCTCGGGAGTCACCCACGAGCAACTGACCGCCGACGAGACCGGGCGACTGCTCGACGCCGCCGAGGACGAGGAGCTATCCGACGAGCAGTCGGCGGCCGTCCGCGAGATTCGCCGCGAGTACGACCGGGCGACGAAGGTGCCCGAGGAACTGGTCGAGGAACACACCCGTCTCCAGTCGGAGGCCCAAGACGACTGGCGCGAGGCGAAGGCCAACGACGACTTCTCGGCGTTCGAGCCGATTCTCTCGGACCTGCTCGACCTCCGCGTCGAGAAGGCCCAGCACATCGACCCCGACCGCGACCCCTACGAAGTCATGTTCGAGGACCGCGAGCCGTACCTCGAACTCGACACGGTAGAGCGCATCTTCGACGAACTGAAGGACGGACTCGTCCCGCTCATCGAGGACATCCGAGCCAGCGAGGGGATTCCGGACACCTTCGAGGGCGAGTTCGACACCGACGCCCAAGAGGCCCTCTCGCGCGACGTGCTGGACCTGCTGGACTACGACTGGGACCGCGGCCGCCTCGACACCTCGGCCCACCCGTTCATGTCGGGCACGCAGTTCGACGCCCGCATCACGACCCGATTCGACGAGACCGACCTGCTGGGCGCGGTCAGTTCGACCGTCCACGAGTTCGGCCACGCGACCTACGCGCTCGGACTCAGCGACGACGCCTACGGCACGCCGCTCGGCGAGTCGCGCTCCAGCGGCGTCCACGAGTCCCAGTCGCGCTTCTGGGAGAACCACGTCGGCCGGACGAAGGAGTTCTGGGAACTCGTCCTGCCGACCGTGAAAGACCGCTTCCCGCAGGTCTCGGACGTGACGCCCGAGCAGGCCTACCGGACCGCCAACCGCATCGAGTCGGACAACCTGATTCGGACCGAGGCCGACGAACTCACCTACCACATGCACATCATCCTCCGGTCGGAGATAGAGCGCGAGTTCGTCAGCGGCGACCTCGCGGTGAGCGAGATTCCGGCCGCGTGGAACGACAAGATGGAGGAGTACCTCGGAATCCGGCCCGACACCGACGCGGAGGGCTGTCTCCAGGACATCCACTGGACCGGCGGGTTCGCCAGCTTCCAGAACTACACGGTCGGGAGCGTCCTCGCGGCCCAGCTCTGGGCGACCATCGAAGAAGAACTGGACGACCCCCGCGGTCTCATCGCCGAGGGCGACTTCCGGCCCATCCGCGACTGGCTGACCGAGAACGTCCACCGGCACGGCTGTCGGTACACCACCGACGAACTGATTCGGCGGGCGACCGGCGAGGACCTGACCGCCGACTACTTCCTCGACTACGCCGAGGAGAAGTTCGGCGAGATTTACGACCTGTAG
- the trxA gene encoding thioredoxin produces the protein MSVTLKDFYADWCGPCKTQDPILEEMEEDWGDVEFEKIDVDEHQDVANEYQVRSIPTIVVENDDGVVERFVGVTQRDELEDALQEAGA, from the coding sequence ATGAGTGTCACGCTAAAGGACTTCTACGCGGACTGGTGTGGACCCTGCAAGACCCAAGACCCCATCCTCGAAGAGATGGAGGAAGACTGGGGCGACGTCGAGTTCGAGAAGATCGACGTGGACGAGCATCAGGATGTGGCCAACGAGTATCAGGTCCGTTCGATTCCGACCATCGTGGTCGAGAACGACGACGGCGTCGTCGAACGGTTCGTCGGCGTCACCCAGCGCGACGAACTCGAGGACGCGCTTCAGGAAGCGGGCGCGTAG
- a CDS encoding preprotein translocase subunit Sec61beta — translation MSSGQNSGGLMSSAGLVRYFDAEDRNAIRIDPKTVVAFGVLFGVLIEILNILGL, via the coding sequence ATGAGCAGTGGCCAGAACTCCGGCGGACTGATGTCCAGTGCCGGACTCGTTCGTTACTTCGACGCGGAGGACCGCAACGCCATCCGTATCGACCCCAAGACCGTCGTCGCCTTCGGCGTCCTCTTCGGCGTCCTCATCGAGATTCTGAACATCCTCGGACTGTAG
- a CDS encoding phosphotransferase family protein, whose protein sequence is MSPSDTLPSVEGPLAADRLAEAVGDALPDADLREATPIEAGKNAAYRLVVASDGDERELVLKVGDGEFAGGYRAEPRVLSAVGERTAIPVPEVVGTGAFGDDPYFLAERVPGANPACDPESLPPEAFERVCAAAGRNLAALHDAFPAGDCDLIPADGWGMLAFDSGADALHFAREFPDWSTYFEAWLTRNVERLADTRFDDLRPALADRAEEFAADVRTLAPFESVLTHGDYRLGNLLVDPESGATNGVVDWATPTAAPPTWELAVTEAILIDWPALDDSRQERLRTRLYEGYREVNPEPLDGEGFETHRRRCRFGARLRLMVNLGEEMAGRSESAVEARAREHREALREFGVEA, encoded by the coding sequence GTGTCACCGAGCGATACGCTTCCGAGCGTCGAGGGACCGCTGGCGGCCGACCGCCTCGCGGAGGCGGTCGGGGACGCCCTGCCGGACGCCGACTTGCGCGAGGCGACGCCCATCGAGGCAGGCAAGAACGCGGCGTATCGCCTCGTCGTCGCGAGCGATGGTGACGAACGCGAACTCGTCCTGAAGGTCGGCGACGGCGAGTTCGCCGGCGGGTACCGCGCCGAACCGCGCGTGCTGTCGGCGGTCGGCGAGCGCACCGCGATTCCGGTCCCCGAGGTCGTCGGCACCGGCGCGTTCGGCGACGACCCGTACTTCCTCGCCGAGCGCGTCCCCGGCGCGAACCCGGCCTGCGACCCCGAATCGCTCCCGCCCGAGGCCTTCGAGCGCGTCTGCGCCGCGGCGGGCCGCAACCTCGCCGCGCTTCACGACGCCTTCCCGGCGGGCGACTGCGACCTGATTCCCGCCGACGGGTGGGGCATGCTCGCGTTCGATTCCGGGGCCGACGCGCTCCACTTCGCCCGCGAGTTCCCCGACTGGTCGACCTATTTCGAGGCGTGGCTGACCCGCAACGTCGAGCGACTCGCGGACACTCGGTTCGACGACCTGCGGCCCGCGCTCGCCGACCGCGCCGAGGAGTTCGCCGCAGACGTTCGGACGCTTGCTCCCTTCGAGTCGGTCCTCACCCACGGCGACTACCGACTCGGAAATCTGCTGGTGGACCCCGAATCCGGCGCGACGAACGGCGTCGTGGACTGGGCGACCCCGACCGCCGCGCCGCCGACGTGGGAACTCGCCGTCACCGAGGCGATTCTGATAGACTGGCCCGCGCTGGACGACTCGCGGCAGGAGCGACTCCGGACCCGCCTCTACGAGGGGTACCGCGAGGTGAACCCGGAACCGCTCGACGGCGAGGGCTTCGAGACCCACCGCCGTCGCTGTCGGTTCGGCGCGCGACTCCGCCTGATGGTCAACCTCGGCGAGGAGATGGCCGGACGCTCCGAGTCGGCGGTCGAGGCCCGCGCCCGAGAACACCGCGAGGCGCTGCGCGAGTTCGGGGTGGAGGCGTAG
- the pdxT gene encoding pyridoxal 5'-phosphate synthase glutaminase subunit PdxT, with protein sequence MTLRAGVVAVQGDVSEHAEAVRRAGEAHGRETEVVEIRDAGVVPDCDFLLLPGGESTTISRLLHDEGIAEEIVAHVEAGKPVLATCAGLIVASTDAGDDRVATLDLVDATVERNAFGRQKDSFEAPIEVAGLDEPFPAVFIRAPVIGDVGEGVEVLAEWDGRPVAIRDGPVVATSFHPELTPDSRMHGLSLFETDALAGEATPE encoded by the coding sequence ATGACTCTCAGAGCGGGCGTCGTCGCGGTGCAGGGCGACGTGAGCGAACACGCCGAGGCGGTCCGGCGCGCGGGCGAGGCCCACGGCCGCGAGACCGAGGTCGTCGAAATTCGAGACGCCGGCGTCGTCCCCGACTGCGACTTCCTCCTGTTGCCCGGCGGGGAATCGACCACCATCTCCCGACTGCTCCACGACGAGGGCATCGCCGAGGAAATCGTCGCTCACGTCGAGGCCGGCAAGCCCGTGCTGGCGACCTGCGCGGGCCTCATCGTCGCCTCGACCGACGCGGGCGACGACCGCGTGGCGACGCTGGACCTCGTGGACGCGACCGTCGAGCGCAACGCCTTCGGCCGCCAGAAGGACAGCTTCGAGGCACCCATCGAGGTCGCGGGACTGGACGAGCCGTTTCCCGCGGTGTTCATCCGCGCGCCGGTCATCGGCGACGTGGGCGAGGGCGTCGAGGTGCTGGCCGAGTGGGACGGCCGCCCGGTGGCGATTCGGGACGGGCCGGTCGTCGCCACCTCGTTCCACCCCGAGCTGACGCCCGACTCGCGGATGCACGGCCTGAGCCTGTTCGAGACCGACGCGCTCGCCGGGGAAGCGACGCCGGAGTAA
- a CDS encoding ASCH domain-containing protein, translating into MADIDADTLLPNQRMRRGAQDGEISQIHRGQQYAEEGDRFAVDGDAFEVVAVRERTLGDLTDEDARKEGMRDLEQYREILDRVHDDFEWDDDSEVVLHRFERVES; encoded by the coding sequence ATGGCAGACATCGACGCCGACACCCTGCTTCCCAACCAGCGAATGCGACGCGGCGCGCAAGACGGCGAAATCAGCCAGATTCACCGCGGCCAGCAGTACGCCGAGGAGGGCGACCGCTTCGCGGTGGACGGCGACGCCTTCGAGGTCGTGGCGGTCCGCGAGCGCACGCTCGGCGACCTGACCGACGAGGACGCCCGAAAGGAGGGAATGAGAGACTTGGAGCAGTACCGCGAGATACTCGACCGCGTCCACGACGACTTCGAGTGGGACGACGACAGCGAAGTCGTCCTACACCGGTTCGAGCGCGTCGAGTCGTAG
- the hisE gene encoding phosphoribosyl-ATP diphosphatase — translation MTGEQSTSAEGTASADADSEDTAAILDELFAVVEDRKETLPEDSYTASLFTHEKGENAVLEKLGEETTELLLAAKDDDREEIAHESADIVYHLLVLLSMKDMDLADLRAELRERR, via the coding sequence ATGACCGGCGAGCAATCGACCTCCGCGGAGGGCACCGCGTCGGCGGACGCCGACTCCGAGGACACCGCGGCAATCTTGGACGAACTGTTCGCGGTCGTGGAGGACCGCAAGGAGACCCTGCCCGAGGACTCCTACACGGCCTCGCTGTTCACCCACGAGAAGGGCGAGAACGCCGTGCTGGAGAAGTTGGGCGAGGAGACCACCGAACTCCTGCTGGCCGCGAAGGACGACGACCGCGAGGAAATCGCCCACGAGAGCGCCGACATCGTGTACCATCTGCTGGTCCTGCTGTCGATGAAGGACATGGACCTCGCCGACCTGCGCGCGGAACTGCGCGAGCGTCGGTGA
- a CDS encoding bifunctional nuclease family protein: MDVEIDAVRVAMTDEGPVPVVVLAPDDDEGVLPIFIGFEEAVSIARGMEAEDVGRPLTHDLTLDLVEELGGRVTRVVVSALEDNTYIADLHVDTPRGEAEVDARPSDSLALAARTNAPIEVADEVFTSGRRDRTEFDELQDIREVAELGA, translated from the coding sequence ATGGACGTCGAGATCGACGCGGTGCGAGTTGCGATGACCGACGAGGGGCCGGTCCCGGTCGTCGTCCTCGCGCCGGACGACGACGAGGGCGTACTCCCCATCTTCATCGGGTTCGAGGAGGCGGTCAGCATCGCTCGCGGCATGGAGGCCGAGGACGTCGGGCGACCGCTGACTCACGACCTCACGCTCGACCTCGTGGAGGAGTTGGGCGGCCGAGTGACGCGAGTCGTGGTCTCGGCGCTGGAGGACAACACCTACATCGCGGACCTCCACGTGGACACGCCGCGGGGCGAGGCCGAGGTGGACGCCCGGCCCAGCGACTCGCTGGCGCTGGCGGCCCGGACGAACGCACCCATCGAGGTGGCGGACGAGGTGTTCACCTCGGGACGGCGCGACCGCACGGAGTTCGACGAGTTGCAGGACATCCGGGAGGTCGCGGAGTTGGGAGCATGA
- a CDS encoding AIR synthase family protein yields MTDLGKVDRAFFDRYIYPNLGADRSDVALGPQHGVDFGVVEVGERAVVMASDPLSLVPALGFEKAGWFAVHVALSDAAVSGIPPSHLSVTFTLPPEMTDEEFGAVWEAFDREAGELGVSIVTGHTARYGGCRYPWVGGATTLAVGDPDEVVRPDGASPGDRLLVTKGPAVEVAGFLVTLFEDAVDLPDATIAEAKERFWDMSPVRDALTAAAAGPVTAMHDATEGGLRGALVEMAEAGGVRLDVDSSAMPVLPGVAESCDFFGIDPWAATSEGTLLLTVESGGVESVLSALDAEGIPAAEIGEVREGDGVFVDGDRAEKPESDPSWEVFEEYAEKAGLE; encoded by the coding sequence ATGACCGACCTCGGCAAGGTAGACCGCGCGTTCTTCGACCGGTACATCTACCCCAACCTCGGGGCCGACCGCTCCGACGTGGCGCTCGGACCGCAACACGGCGTCGACTTCGGCGTCGTGGAGGTCGGCGAGCGGGCGGTCGTGATGGCCAGCGACCCCCTCTCGCTCGTCCCGGCGCTCGGCTTCGAGAAGGCCGGGTGGTTCGCGGTCCACGTCGCGCTCTCGGACGCCGCGGTCTCGGGCATCCCGCCCTCCCACCTCTCGGTGACCTTCACGCTCCCGCCGGAGATGACCGACGAGGAGTTCGGCGCGGTCTGGGAGGCGTTCGACCGCGAGGCCGGCGAACTGGGCGTCAGCATCGTGACGGGCCACACCGCCCGGTACGGCGGTTGTCGGTATCCGTGGGTCGGCGGCGCGACCACGCTGGCGGTCGGCGACCCCGACGAGGTGGTCCGGCCCGACGGCGCGTCGCCGGGCGACCGACTGCTCGTGACGAAGGGTCCCGCGGTCGAAGTCGCGGGCTTTCTGGTGACGCTGTTCGAGGACGCGGTGGACCTCCCCGACGCCACCATCGCCGAGGCCAAAGAGCGATTCTGGGATATGAGTCCGGTCCGGGACGCGCTGACCGCCGCGGCCGCCGGTCCCGTCACCGCGATGCACGACGCGACCGAGGGCGGACTCCGTGGCGCGCTGGTCGAGATGGCCGAGGCGGGCGGCGTCCGCCTCGACGTGGACTCGTCGGCGATGCCCGTCCTGCCCGGCGTCGCCGAGTCCTGCGACTTTTTCGGCATCGACCCGTGGGCCGCGACCAGCGAGGGGACGCTCCTGCTGACCGTCGAGTCGGGCGGCGTCGAGTCCGTCCTGTCGGCGCTCGACGCCGAGGGCATCCCGGCCGCCGAAATCGGCGAGGTCCGCGAGGGCGATGGCGTCTTCGTGGACGGCGACCGCGCCGAGAAACCCGAGTCCGACCCCTCGTGGGAGGTCTTCGAGGAGTACGCCGAGAAAGCGGGACTGGAGTAA
- a CDS encoding DUF5518 domain-containing protein: protein MTNWYAVGVGFVVMTVIGVVGLAIPGLGQLTAGLVGGFVAGYVAAGGAGRGAWHGLLAGSLGGIVVAAVFGVAVGVLGAIGLGPFGPLLGGGVFFVAVFVALVMGLESALAGALGGWIAEE from the coding sequence ATGACCAACTGGTACGCAGTCGGGGTCGGATTCGTCGTCATGACCGTAATCGGCGTCGTCGGCCTCGCGATTCCGGGTCTCGGCCAACTCACCGCGGGACTGGTCGGCGGGTTCGTCGCGGGCTACGTGGCCGCGGGCGGGGCCGGACGCGGCGCGTGGCACGGCCTGCTCGCGGGGTCGCTCGGCGGCATCGTCGTCGCCGCCGTCTTCGGGGTCGCGGTCGGCGTCCTCGGGGCCATCGGACTCGGCCCGTTCGGTCCCCTGCTCGGCGGCGGGGTCTTCTTCGTCGCCGTGTTCGTCGCGCTCGTGATGGGGCTGGAGAGCGCGCTCGCCGGGGCGCTCGGCGGGTGGATAGCCGAGGAGTAG
- a CDS encoding M48 family metalloprotease, with translation MQWETDWELRARMAAVLTLLGGLLVGFAAALHWVLTDALSAALTLILTDGEVRVGGETVARLPDGSVVVGDRLGLGLLVALFAVAVVSELVLSEKFTGEDAAVRADEDAPADLRRRLARLAQTADAPEPTLVVAETETPKAYTTGVLPGNATVVVSTGLLEAVSDDELDAVLAHELAHVKNRDASVMTAASLVEIVGQWLLTWFERDPENVETDRHGNPRESAERAPLGGFARIFHFFVVQPIAWAFWWVGRGLTRLLSQYREFAADRGAAAITGSPAAVASALATLDRAASEAPETDRRARATVQSAFYVVPVPDANPEFDPSEYTGFAVEDRERNALQKLDEAATDATAEAVETANSATDFPTHPATDERIARLRELERKREF, from the coding sequence ATGCAGTGGGAGACCGACTGGGAGCTTCGCGCTCGGATGGCCGCCGTCCTGACCCTGCTTGGCGGCCTGCTCGTCGGGTTCGCGGCGGCGCTCCACTGGGTGCTGACCGACGCGCTCTCGGCGGCCCTGACGCTGATTCTGACCGACGGCGAGGTCCGGGTCGGCGGCGAGACCGTCGCTCGCCTCCCCGACGGGAGCGTCGTGGTCGGCGACCGGCTCGGTCTCGGCCTGCTGGTCGCGCTCTTCGCGGTCGCGGTCGTCTCGGAACTCGTCCTGAGCGAGAAGTTCACCGGCGAGGACGCCGCGGTCCGCGCCGACGAGGACGCGCCCGCCGACCTCCGACGGCGACTCGCTCGCCTCGCCCAGACAGCCGACGCACCCGAACCGACGCTGGTCGTCGCCGAGACCGAGACGCCCAAGGCGTACACGACGGGCGTCCTGCCGGGCAACGCGACGGTGGTCGTCTCGACCGGCCTACTGGAGGCGGTCTCCGACGACGAACTCGACGCGGTGCTGGCCCACGAACTCGCCCACGTCAAGAACCGCGACGCGAGCGTGATGACTGCGGCCTCGCTGGTCGAAATCGTCGGCCAGTGGCTCCTGACGTGGTTCGAGCGTGACCCGGAGAACGTCGAGACCGACCGCCACGGAAACCCACGAGAGAGCGCCGAGCGAGCGCCGCTCGGCGGGTTCGCGCGCATCTTCCACTTCTTCGTCGTCCAGCCGATAGCGTGGGCGTTCTGGTGGGTCGGCAGGGGGCTGACCCGACTCCTCTCGCAGTACCGCGAGTTCGCGGCCGACCGCGGCGCGGCCGCCATCACGGGGTCGCCCGCCGCGGTCGCCTCGGCGCTCGCCACCCTCGACCGCGCGGCCAGCGAGGCCCCGGAGACCGACCGGCGAGCGCGCGCGACGGTCCAGTCGGCGTTCTACGTCGTCCCGGTTCCGGACGCCAACCCGGAGTTCGACCCCTCCGAGTACACCGGCTTCGCGGTCGAGGACCGCGAGCGGAACGCCCTGCAGAAACTGGACGAGGCGGCCACGGACGCGACCGCCGAGGCCGTCGAGACGGCGAACTCGGCGACAGACTTCCCGACCCATCCGGCGACCGACGAGCGCATCGCGCGCCTCCGAGAGCTGGAACGGAAACGCGAGTTCTGA
- a CDS encoding winged helix-turn-helix transcriptional regulator: protein MSDADEPLAVWCAGKDWCPITSTATLIGKKWHPVVVHRLLQSGPMGFNELKDDVDGISSKVLSDSLDDLEEKGLVNRDIVSEKPVRVQYSLTERGASLESLIEEMHDWGAEYLTAADEREDAIS, encoded by the coding sequence ATGAGCGACGCCGACGAACCGCTCGCGGTGTGGTGCGCCGGAAAGGACTGGTGTCCTATCACCTCGACCGCGACGCTGATTGGCAAGAAGTGGCATCCCGTGGTGGTCCATCGACTGCTCCAGAGCGGACCGATGGGGTTCAACGAACTGAAAGACGACGTGGACGGCATCTCCAGCAAGGTCCTCTCGGACAGCCTCGACGACCTCGAAGAGAAGGGACTGGTGAACCGCGACATCGTGAGCGAGAAACCTGTCCGCGTCCAGTACTCGCTGACCGAGCGCGGCGCGTCGCTCGAATCCCTCATCGAGGAGATGCACGATTGGGGTGCCGAGTACCTCACCGCGGCCGACGAGAGAGAAGACGCCATCTCGTGA